The genomic region TCGTGTAGCTGTCGTTCAGCGCCGCGATCACCAGATGGTGGCTGTCGGTGGCAAACAGCAGCGTCACGCCCAGCATGGTCAGGAAGTTGCCGACCAGCACACCCTGCTGTCCCTGCGTCGGATCGACGGAGGTGACGAAGCCGAGCCCCATCTGCTGCGCGATCACGGATCCCGCGACCTGGAGCGCCGACAACGTCACGCGCGCGGTCGCGCCCAAGACGATGCCGATCGCGATCTCATGCAGCATCAGCACCAGCAGCGGCGCCAGCGAGCCCATGTCGACCTGGTAGGCATTGCGATGCAGCGGCAGGATGATCAGCGTCAACAGCAACGCGATCGACAGCTTGATCCGCGTCGGAATGTTGGTCTCGCCGAGCCCTGGCAGCAGCATCACCATCGCGCCGACCCGGGCGAAGGCGAGCATGAAGGAAGCGGCGAGCGCCGGCAGCAGCGAGACGTCGATGCGCATAGCCGAATGCCTCGGCTCCAACATCCGCATGCCATCGCGGCAGGCACTTTTGCGAATGTTGGAGCCAAAGAGGCATTCGCAAATATCAATAGTCGTGCGGCTATTGGATTTGACATTCGCCAACGCGACTCGCGGAGCCCCCAGGGCGAATGTCAAATCCACCGCACGACGCATTGTGCCTCAGCCGCCGATGATTCGCGACGAGATCCGCAGCATGTGGGCGTGGAGCGAGTCGGCCATGAACGGCAGCGCCAATAGCATCGTGGCGAAGATGGCCAGGATCTTCGGCACGTAGATCAGCGTCTGCTCCTGGATCTGCGTCAGTGCCTGGAACAGCGATACGATGACGCCGACCACGAGGCCAACCACCATCAGCGGCGACGACACGATCACGATGGTCCAGATCGCATCACGCGCGACGTCGAGGGTTTCGGGTCCGGTCATTTGGAGGTTCCGATGGGGTTAGAGGAAGGCGCGAGAAGCGAGTAGCGAATGGCGAGTAGCGAATGGTGGCCAGAGCTGGCCATTCGCTATTCGCCACTCACCATTCGCTTCTAATCAGATCGGCATCTTCATGATGTCCTCATACGCCGCGATGACGCGGTCGCGGACCGAGACCAGCGTGGACACCGCGACGTCGGTGTCGGCGACCGCCGTGACCACGTCCATCACGTTGGCCTTGCCGGCGGCCATTGCCACCGTCTGCGCGTCGGACTTGCGGCCGGATTCCATGACGCTGCCGACGGCATCCTTCAGCAGCGCGGCGAAGGATTGCCCGTTCGGTTCGCTGCCCTTGCCGGCGCCGCTGTTCTCCAGCACGCGGGCGAGATTGGCGTAAGCATTGGCGGCGATTGTCGGTGATGCCATGGCTCAAATGTCCTGTTCAGCCCTTGAGGATGTCGAGCGTGCGCTGGATCATCCGGCGCGTCGCACTGATGATGTTGAGATTGGCCTCGTAGGACCGCTGCGCGTCGCGCATGTCGGTCATCTCGACCACCGAGTTCACGTTGGGATATTTGACGTTGCCGCTCGCATCCGCAGCCGGATTGTTCGGCTCGTATCTGACGCGGAAGGCGGACTGGTCGGGCTTGATCCTGCCGAGGGTGACGACCTGCGCGTCGAGGGTGCGGTCGAGCGCGGAGGAGAAGGTCGGCACCTTGCGCCGGTAGGGATCGCCGCCGGCGGTCTGCGCCGTCGAATCCGCATTAGCGATGTTCTCCGAGATCACCCGCATGCGCCCGGCCTGCGCGCGCAGGCCCGAGGTCGCGATTGCCATGGAGCGGGCGAAGTCGCTGCTGTCGTTTGCCATGATCCGCCTCCTTTAGGTCTAACCTTTGCCGATTGCGGTCTTGAGCAGGCGCAGGCTCTTCGAATAGAGCGAGGTCGCCGCGGCGTAATCCATCTGGTTGCTGGCGGCCTTCATCATCTCCTCCTCGAGATTGACGGCATTGCCGGCAGGGCGGGTCTCGAAACCGGCGTTCCTGTTCTGGTCGAAGGCGGAAGCCGCCCCTGACGGCGTCATGTGCGAGGCGCTGGTCCGGGTCATGGCCAAAGGCCCCATGGACCCCGTGACGGCGCCGGTCTTGTCGAGCTTCGGCTCAACCAGGTCGCGCGGCCGGAATTTCGGCGTGTCGGAATTGGAGACGTTCTCGGACAGGACGCGCTGGCGCTCCTGGTGCCACTGCATCTTGGTGCGAAGCGCCGACAGCACCGGAAGGTCGTTGATGGACATCGTCGCGGCTCCCTCCGCCCCGGACGGACCCCAGGGACCGCCGCTAGGCAGAATTTGCCGCCTGTATGGTTAACAGCTGGTTAAGGGAGGCTCGCGGCGCCTGTCCCGGCCAAAACTGATTTTTGCGCCCCCGCGATTCGACGCCGCGAAAAGTGGCATTAACCCAACCGTTTGGCGGCGCGTGCACAGGGCAAGAAGTCGTTTTGGATCGGGCGATTCATGGGTTATTAAGAGTTGGGGACGGCAAAACTTGCCGTGGAACGTTAAGAAATCGCAGTTTGGGGCATCGTCCGCCGGTGGTCGGCGCAACTGACCATGGGCACGAGAAAAGCGCCATTTGTCGGGGACAAGTATGCAAGGCAGCCCTATCACCTTCATCGTCGCGTTCATCGTCGTGCTGGCGTTGATCGGCGTCGCTGCATGGCTGGTTCGCCGATTCGCCGGTAGCCGCATCGGCGCCAACACCCAGCGCGGCCGGATGCCCCGCCTCGCCGTGATCGACGCCGCCGCGGTCGACGGCCGGCGCCGGCTGGTGCTGGTCCGGCGCGACAATGTCGAGCATCTGCTGATGATCGGCGGCCCGACCGACATCGTCGTCGAGCCCAACATCGTTCGCGCCGCGCCCAGCCGCGACCAGATCCCGCAACGTCCGAATGCCGCCGAACCGCCGCGCCTTGCCCCGATGCCCGATGCCGGCGGCTGGGCCGACGAGGCGCCGCGGCCCGAGCTGCTCGACCATCCCGAGCCGCAAATGCCCGAGCCGCCGCCGCGGCCCGCGCGCCCCTCCTTCGCCGACGAAGTGCGCCGGCCTGCGCCTGCGCTGGCCGAACGCCGCAGCGAGCCTGCCCTGGGCGGCTTTACGCCGGAGCCGAGCGCGCCACGTCCCGAGCGCGAACCGCGGCCCGAGCCGCTGCCGCCGCGCATCGCCCGCGGCGAGCCGCCGCTGATGCCGCGTCCGCCGCGCGGCAGTGA from Bradyrhizobium sp. CB1015 harbors:
- the fliR gene encoding flagellar biosynthetic protein FliR; its protein translation is MRIDVSLLPALAASFMLAFARVGAMVMLLPGLGETNIPTRIKLSIALLLTLIILPLHRNAYQVDMGSLAPLLVLMLHEIAIGIVLGATARVTLSALQVAGSVIAQQMGLGFVTSVDPTQGQQGVLVGNFLTMLGVTLLFATDSHHLVIAALNDSYTIFSPGETVSSGDVASLATRAFAAAFRLGLQLSGPFLVFGLVFNIGLGVLARLMPQMQVYFVGVPLSIFAGFLVLAVVLTAMMGTFLDYFIGVMHQMMPLK
- the fliQ gene encoding flagellar biosynthesis protein FliQ, whose protein sequence is MTGPETLDVARDAIWTIVIVSSPLMVVGLVVGVIVSLFQALTQIQEQTLIYVPKILAIFATMLLALPFMADSLHAHMLRISSRIIGG
- the fliE gene encoding flagellar hook-basal body complex protein FliE, which translates into the protein MASPTIAANAYANLARVLENSGAGKGSEPNGQSFAALLKDAVGSVMESGRKSDAQTVAMAAGKANVMDVVTAVADTDVAVSTLVSVRDRVIAAYEDIMKMPI
- the flgC gene encoding flagellar basal body rod protein FlgC, translating into MANDSSDFARSMAIATSGLRAQAGRMRVISENIANADSTAQTAGGDPYRRKVPTFSSALDRTLDAQVVTLGRIKPDQSAFRVRYEPNNPAADASGNVKYPNVNSVVEMTDMRDAQRSYEANLNIISATRRMIQRTLDILKG
- the flgB gene encoding flagellar basal body rod protein FlgB; translated protein: MSINDLPVLSALRTKMQWHQERQRVLSENVSNSDTPKFRPRDLVEPKLDKTGAVTGSMGPLAMTRTSASHMTPSGAASAFDQNRNAGFETRPAGNAVNLEEEMMKAASNQMDYAAATSLYSKSLRLLKTAIGKG